One window from the genome of Pseudochaenichthys georgianus unplaced genomic scaffold, fPseGeo1.2 scaffold_696_arrow_ctg1, whole genome shotgun sequence encodes:
- the LOC117443889 gene encoding brefeldin A-inhibited guanine nucleotide-exchange protein 3-like: MTAQQVKRLLFEEGEGSSDSSHPGSASSEDEDIFEETAQVSPPRGRDKRHPWRAPVPSLSVQPLSSADWAWLVKRLYKLILDLCSSYIQMHRDLESTLEEVTLLRGGGGEQVFFLPLFQSETSTPTSAGGLSARETPSEDGGYRCREAESTASPGDTPTPSPSPGYSLPLNLRQGSDRRDSTLTGSSVGGTSGRRKEWWESAGNKLYTIATDKTISKLMMEYKRRKQQQQSNVNLFMKEQGRGGGAEPQRPPLMRPQHLVDQQGGGPPLRHSVSAGPEVLRQEKRPRSGSTISSHSITLRDSEAQIQAWTNMVLTLLNQVLLLPDSSFLALLPALYPCVSQLTCHVTDARVRQALRELMGRVGRLYDIIV; the protein is encoded by the exons ATGACCGCACAGCAG GTGAAGAGGCTGCTGTTTGAGGAAGGGGAGGGAAGCTCTGACTCTTCTCACCCAGGATCCGCCTCCTCAGAGGACGAAGACATCTTCGAAGAAACAGCACAg GTGAGCCCCCCTCGAGGTCGGGACAAGCGTCACCCCTGGCGAGCCCCCGTCCCCTCGCTCAGCGTTCAGCCTCTGAGCAGCGCTGACTGGGCCTGGCTGGTGAAGCGTCTCTACAAACTGATCCTGGATCTGTGCAGCAGCTACATCCAGATGCACCGCGACCTGGAGAGCACTCTGGAGGAGGTGACTCtgctgagaggaggaggaggagagcaaGTCTTCTTCCTGCCTCTCTTCCAGTCAGAAACCTCCACTCCCACCTCAGCAGGGGGTCTGTCGGCCAGGGAGACGCCTTCAGAGGACGGAGGGTATCGGTGTCGGGAGGCGGAGAGCACAGCGTCCCCCGGAGACACTCCGACTCCAAGTCCAAGCCCCGGATACAG TCTTCCCCTAAACCTGCGACAGGGAAGCGACCGGAGGGACTCCACCCTGACAGGAAGCTCAGTGGGAGGAACGTCTGGGAGGAGGAAGGAGTGGTGGGAGAGCGCCGGGAACAAACTGTACACCATCGCCACGGACAAGACCATCAGCAAGCTCATGATGGAGTACAAGCGCCggaaacagcagcagcagagcaacGTCAACCTGTTCATGAAGGAGCAGGGCCGCGGTGGAGGGGCGGAGCCACAGAGACCCCCCCTGATGAGACCCCAACATCTGGTGgaccagcaggggggggggcccCCACTGAGGCACTCTGTCAGCGCGGGGCCGGAGGTACTGAGGCAGGAGAAGAGACCCAGATCAGGGTCCACCATCAGCTCCCACAGCATCACCTTGAGGGACTCGGAGGCCCAGATACAG GCGTGGACCAACATGGTGCTGACGCTCCTGAATCAGGTCCTGCTGCTCCCGGACTCGTCCTTCCTGGCTCTGCTGCCGGCGCTCTACCCCTGCGTCAGTCAGCTGACCTGTCACGTGACCGACGCTCGAGTCCGCCAGGCGCTCCGAGAGTTGATGGGCCGCGTCGGGAGACTCTACGACATCATCGTGTGA
- the LOC117443887 gene encoding uncharacterized protein: MRSLLDSSWNKYGPAGRDSLDWSLGPSGQPSTDGQAPGQGSGEAMSAGSITYIVIATVSFFLVFFSVLGFLFKRRRHVFGLSSKLGLANVINLEDLEDPERNCELLSSIRRSRGQHLSSSSSEQDVTDGVFLMVYLPPPYEQTLTRIARAASTKRPKAPELMMPPSPGPESKGEEEEGTRLGDKGIKEEDMKAEKSTGGIL; the protein is encoded by the exons ATGCGCTCTCTGTTGGACAGCAGCTGGAACAAATATGGCCCGGCCGGCAGGGACTCTCTTGATTGGTCCCTCGGCCCCTCGGGTCAGCCCTCCACTGACGGACAGGCACCG GGCCAGGGTTCAGGCGAGGCCATGAGTGCGGGATCCATCACGTACATCGTCATCGCAACCGTCTCCTTCTTCCTCGTCTTCTTCAGTGTCCTCGGGTTCCTTTTCAAGCGACGCAGGCATGTTTTCGGTTTAAGCAGCAAGCTGGGATTGGCCAACGTGATAAACCTGGAGGACCTGGAGGACCCGGAGAGGAACTGCGAGCTGCTGTCGTCCATCAGACGCAGCCGAGGGCAGCATTTGTCGAGTTCTAGCTCCGAACAGGATGTAACGGATGGCGTTTTCCTGATGGTTTATCTTCCTCCGCCGTACGAACAAACGCTCACCAGGATCGCCAGAGCCGCCAGCACAAAAAGACCAAAAGCCCCCGAGCTGATGATGCCACCGAGTCCTGGACCAGAGAGCAaaggtgaagaagaagaagggacgAGGCTGGGGGACAAGGGAATCAAAGAAGAAGATATGAAGGCAGAAAAGAGTACTGGAGGGATTTTGTAG